From a region of the Halolamina sp. CBA1230 genome:
- a CDS encoding low specificity L-threonine aldolase: MVVDLRSDTVTKPSDAMREAAKNAEVGDDVYQDDPSVNELEARAAEILGKEAGLFVPSGTMGNQVAIRTHTDRGQELLADEHAHVLKWELGGIAQLSSLQTRLLDFGESAVPTPQQVEEGVVEESLHEAGTGLFCLENTHNYRGGVAVSKAQIDAAASVAHDHDVPVHLDGARLFNAAAALDVDAAELADSADSVMFCLSKGLGAPVGSVLVGEQAFIDRARRTRKLFGGGMRQAGMIAAPGLLALENRSHLDADHRRADRIAEGLGSIDGIETTAPDTNIVVADVEGTGLNADEFVGEIEQHGVLAVAFSETTVRFTTNWDVSDADVEGAIDSVRTAMAAV, encoded by the coding sequence ATGGTCGTAGACTTACGCTCCGACACCGTCACCAAACCCTCGGACGCGATGCGGGAGGCTGCCAAGAACGCCGAGGTCGGCGACGACGTCTACCAGGACGATCCGAGCGTCAACGAACTCGAAGCCCGGGCCGCCGAGATCCTCGGCAAGGAGGCCGGCCTGTTCGTCCCCAGCGGGACGATGGGGAACCAGGTCGCGATCCGGACCCACACCGACCGCGGGCAGGAGCTCCTAGCCGACGAGCACGCCCACGTCCTCAAGTGGGAGCTGGGCGGGATCGCCCAGCTGAGTAGCCTCCAGACGCGCCTGCTCGACTTCGGCGAGTCGGCCGTCCCCACACCCCAGCAGGTCGAGGAAGGGGTCGTCGAGGAGAGCCTCCATGAGGCCGGCACGGGGCTGTTCTGTCTGGAGAACACCCACAACTACCGCGGCGGCGTCGCCGTCTCCAAGGCACAGATCGACGCCGCGGCCAGCGTGGCCCACGACCACGACGTGCCCGTCCACCTCGACGGCGCGCGGCTGTTCAACGCCGCCGCCGCGCTGGACGTCGACGCCGCCGAACTGGCCGACAGCGCCGACAGCGTGATGTTCTGTCTCTCGAAGGGGCTCGGCGCCCCCGTCGGCTCGGTGCTCGTCGGCGAGCAGGCGTTCATCGACCGCGCGCGCCGGACACGGAAGCTGTTCGGCGGCGGGATGCGCCAGGCCGGCATGATCGCCGCGCCCGGCCTGCTGGCGCTGGAGAACCGCAGCCATCTCGACGCGGACCACCGCCGCGCCGACCGCATCGCGGAGGGGCTGGGCTCGATCGACGGGATCGAGACGACCGCACCCGACACGAACATCGTCGTCGCCGACGTCGAGGGGACGGGGCTGAACGCCGACGAGTTCGTCGGCGAGATCGAACAGCACGGCGTGCTCGCGGTGGCGTTCAGCGAGACCACCGTTCGGTTCACGACGAACTGGGACGTGAGCGACGCCGACGTCGAGGGCGCGATCGACTCGGTGCGGACCGCGATGGCGGCGGTCTGA
- a CDS encoding aldo/keto reductase, translating to MSDTDLDFVPFGDSGLQTSELQFGTWRFGRETEAGNLEIGEDRAKKLLDAYAEAGGRYIDTADVYGGGQAEEWIGDWLAERDRERYTVASKIYWQIREDDPNSRGTNRKNLRHRVDEILDRLGTEYVDVLYLHRWDGETPARETMKTLNALVEEGKVHYLGASTLRPNAWRVAKANELARAEGWEPFTVLQPRYNLVDREIEGDYLQFAREEELAVCPWSPLGQGFLTGKYDREDGLTGESRAAESSRFEKAYLTETNFDVHDVLDEVADEVGASPAQTALAWLMHRDGVTAPIVGARTVEQLEENLGAARIDLSEEQVDRLTEAKGGPYAKL from the coding sequence ATGAGCGACACCGACCTCGACTTCGTCCCGTTCGGCGACAGCGGCCTCCAGACCAGCGAGCTCCAGTTCGGCACGTGGCGCTTCGGGCGCGAGACCGAGGCAGGCAACCTCGAGATCGGCGAGGACCGCGCGAAGAAGCTGCTCGACGCCTACGCCGAGGCCGGCGGACGCTACATCGACACCGCCGACGTGTACGGCGGCGGGCAGGCCGAGGAGTGGATCGGCGACTGGCTGGCCGAGCGCGACCGCGAGCGCTACACGGTCGCCTCCAAGATCTACTGGCAGATCCGGGAGGACGACCCCAACAGCCGCGGCACGAACCGGAAGAACCTCCGGCACCGCGTCGACGAGATCCTCGACCGACTCGGCACGGAGTACGTCGACGTGCTCTACCTCCACCGCTGGGACGGCGAGACGCCGGCGCGGGAGACGATGAAGACGCTGAACGCGCTCGTCGAGGAGGGCAAAGTCCACTACCTCGGCGCGTCGACGCTTCGCCCCAACGCCTGGCGCGTCGCGAAGGCGAACGAACTCGCCCGCGCGGAGGGCTGGGAGCCGTTCACGGTGCTCCAGCCGCGGTACAACCTCGTCGACCGGGAGATCGAGGGGGATTACCTCCAGTTCGCCCGCGAGGAGGAGCTGGCGGTCTGCCCGTGGAGCCCGCTCGGTCAGGGGTTCCTGACCGGGAAGTACGACCGCGAGGACGGCCTCACCGGCGAGTCCCGCGCCGCCGAGTCGAGTCGGTTCGAGAAAGCGTACCTGACGGAGACGAACTTCGACGTCCACGACGTGCTGGACGAGGTCGCCGACGAGGTGGGGGCGTCGCCGGCACAGACCGCGCTGGCGTGGCTGATGCACCGCGACGGCGTGACCGCGCCGATCGTGGGTGCGCGGACGGTGGAGCAGTTGGAGGAGAACCTCGGGGCGGCACGGATCGACCTGAGTGAGGAGCAGGTAGACCGGCTGACCGAGGCGAAGGGCGGCCCGTACGCGAAGTTGTAG
- a CDS encoding MoaD/ThiS family protein, with amino-acid sequence MSTVETEQATTTTVEVNATGHVRRELGEHEFSFTFEGDTLGAFLDAFFAEHGCEELLLAETEAEETAHGWADYPGDPPGRWERNPEGERTRAFARVMVNGQFNELLDGFGTELEDGDRVALLYPFMFCL; translated from the coding sequence ATGAGCACTGTCGAGACCGAACAGGCGACGACGACCACTGTCGAGGTGAACGCGACCGGCCACGTCCGCCGGGAACTGGGCGAGCACGAGTTCTCGTTCACCTTCGAGGGCGACACGCTCGGGGCGTTCCTCGACGCCTTCTTCGCGGAGCACGGCTGCGAGGAGCTCCTGCTCGCCGAAACGGAGGCCGAGGAGACCGCCCACGGCTGGGCCGACTACCCGGGCGACCCACCGGGGCGCTGGGAGCGCAACCCCGAGGGCGAGCGCACCCGCGCCTTCGCCCGCGTGATGGTGAACGGCCAGTTCAACGAACTGCTGGACGGGTTCGGGACGGAGCTCGAGGACGGCGATCGGGTCGCGCTGCTGTACCCGTTCATGTTCTGCCTGTAG
- a CDS encoding macro domain-containing protein, protein MEFTVVQGDIAAESADALVNAAGTSLHMGSGVAGALRRSANGPINEAAVEQGPVDLGAVAVTDAFDLDAEYVIHAAAMPHYGDGRATEESIRDATRNALAKADDLGCESVVVPVLGTGAAGFEFERGARLVCEEVWAYDPSTLTDVRVIAYSESEYRTLEEVAETVRSE, encoded by the coding sequence ATGGAGTTCACCGTCGTCCAGGGCGACATCGCGGCCGAGTCGGCGGACGCGCTGGTCAACGCCGCCGGGACCAGCCTCCACATGGGCAGCGGCGTCGCGGGCGCGCTCCGCCGGAGCGCGAACGGACCGATCAACGAGGCAGCGGTCGAGCAGGGGCCGGTCGACCTCGGCGCGGTCGCGGTCACGGACGCGTTCGACCTCGACGCCGAGTACGTGATCCACGCCGCCGCCATGCCCCACTACGGCGACGGCCGGGCCACCGAGGAGAGCATCCGCGACGCGACCCGGAACGCGCTCGCGAAGGCCGACGACCTCGGATGCGAGTCGGTCGTCGTTCCGGTCCTCGGTACCGGCGCCGCGGGGTTCGAGTTCGAGAGGGGCGCGCGGCTGGTGTGTGAAGAGGTCTGGGCGTACGACCCCTCGACGCTGACCGACGTTCGCGTGATCGCGTACTCGGAATCGGAGTACCGGACGCTCGAGGAAGTGGCGGAAACGGTTCGCTCGGAGTAG
- a CDS encoding MATE family efflux transporter — MSRLLSVWRRAASLGWPVAVQQTLNTLMRTVDLVVTGLFSPAAVAAVGLADLYAQIPLRVGLALGTGSIALSSQDTGRGADLTRDRSITQALLIGALCGLPLVAVGLLFSGPLIALLGAEPAVVADGGRYLAIVFAAAPMRIVGLIGARSLQGAGDTRTPMFVNGTANALNILLTVSLGLGLWVAPELGIVGVGVATAVSRTLEAVSLVVALAGPWTGPSLARPRELTVTRQLVAVSLPSFAEGMSSTLANFPFNSLTLLFGTEANAAYHIGRRIYQQLTGPLYRSFSTVSSITVGQLLGDGEAGDARYAAGAILALSLGTLGVAGAGMFVAAEELVRVFTRDRTTIGYAVGFTRTFAVSMLFFGIFFPLAGTLRGAGDTRTPFYARLLGSVVFMLGVSYLLAFVLDYGIVGVYVGLVLSYASWAVVVVAGFLRGDWVGTAESMIADRAAMEEEAED; from the coding sequence ATGTCTCGTCTGCTCTCCGTCTGGCGGCGGGCCGCCTCGCTGGGCTGGCCGGTCGCCGTGCAGCAGACGCTCAACACGCTGATGCGGACGGTCGACCTCGTGGTCACTGGGCTGTTCTCGCCGGCCGCCGTCGCGGCGGTCGGCCTCGCGGATCTCTACGCGCAGATCCCCCTCCGGGTGGGCCTGGCGCTGGGCACCGGGTCCATCGCGCTCTCCTCGCAGGACACCGGCCGCGGCGCCGACCTGACACGCGATCGGTCGATCACGCAGGCGCTGCTCATCGGCGCGCTCTGTGGCTTGCCGCTGGTCGCCGTCGGCCTCCTGTTCAGCGGCCCGCTGATCGCGCTGCTGGGCGCCGAACCGGCGGTCGTCGCGGACGGCGGGCGCTACCTCGCGATCGTGTTCGCGGCGGCGCCGATGCGGATCGTCGGGCTGATCGGCGCCCGCTCGTTGCAGGGCGCCGGCGACACGCGGACGCCGATGTTCGTCAACGGCACCGCGAACGCGCTCAACATCCTGCTGACGGTGAGTCTCGGCCTCGGGCTCTGGGTCGCCCCCGAACTGGGGATCGTCGGCGTCGGCGTCGCGACCGCGGTCAGCCGGACGCTCGAGGCGGTGTCGCTCGTGGTCGCGCTCGCGGGCCCGTGGACCGGCCCCTCGCTCGCCCGGCCACGGGAGCTCACGGTCACCCGCCAGCTCGTCGCGGTCAGCCTCCCCAGCTTCGCGGAGGGGATGAGCAGCACGCTCGCGAACTTCCCGTTCAACTCCCTCACGCTGCTGTTCGGCACCGAGGCCAACGCCGCCTACCACATCGGCCGCCGGATCTACCAGCAGCTGACTGGGCCGCTGTACCGCTCGTTCAGCACGGTCTCGAGCATCACCGTCGGCCAGCTGCTGGGCGACGGTGAGGCGGGCGACGCGCGCTACGCCGCGGGCGCGATCCTCGCGCTGAGTCTCGGCACGCTCGGCGTCGCCGGCGCGGGGATGTTCGTCGCGGCCGAGGAGCTGGTCCGCGTGTTCACCCGCGACCGGACCACGATCGGGTACGCGGTGGGGTTCACCCGCACGTTCGCCGTCTCGATGCTGTTCTTCGGGATCTTCTTCCCGCTCGCGGGGACGCTGCGCGGCGCGGGCGACACGCGGACGCCGTTCTACGCCCGGCTGCTCGGCTCGGTCGTGTTCATGCTCGGGGTCTCCTACCTGCTGGCGTTCGTGCTCGACTACGGGATCGTCGG